AGTTCGCTGGTCCGTGAATCTTtttccacaaactgagcaggcaaaaggtttctcaccagtgtgtattcttgtgTGCTTCTTCAAGCTTCCCTTATCAGAGAATCGTTgatcacaaactgagcaggcaaagggTCTCTCCCCAGTGTGCGTTCTGGCGTGTGCTTTCAAGTGAAACTGTGTGgggaatcttttaccacaaaccgagcaatcaaaagtattctccccagtgtgtattCTCACATGTGCTTTTAAAACCCACTTTGagcaaaatgttttcccacagTAGGAACACTCCCAgcgtttgttgtttgtttgtttgttactttgTTTGCTGTCCGTCTGGCATAACATATCACCTTTAGAGTAGTTCCTCATCAGTGTCAGGAGAGTGTGACGTTACGTCGTCTTTATCTGATAGTGTAGCGAAGAGGCCTGCCAGCTTGTGACCTTCCGCAGTGATCTCtatcaccttctgttgtcatgtgttgacttgagctgctgttGGTAGGCTCAGGCCCTCTGCTCTCCTCGCGTTGGCCTttaccttcatcttcactcttcaaacgGATATCAATGAATAGCAACTTGGTGATGTCTTCCTCTGCCTCCTCTTTAATCTGAGGaggctcttcctcctcctcttcttctttaatgtgagtgcgatctGGCCCCTGCTGCTCAGGACCAACATATTTTTCACTGACGTCTGCAGagcacaagaagacaaacacacatgatttgcaaaagtCAAATCTCACATTACGACtttatatatacaaatacaatacaaatacaaatgataATGTGCATCAATAATGGTAATACATATTTGAATGGAATGTTAATGAGATAGATGTTAAATTATTTGGCGGCCAAGGGAcagtttcaataaaaacatttgctcaaagaagaaagaagaagagcaaCGAACAAATACCAGTCGAAGAAAAGAAATAACAAGAGAATCCCCGACATATCCCACTTTCAAAGCGCAACCTAAAATCTGGTTTAAATCCAATCAATATTGTACTCATTAGAGCTGTTCAGACCTCATGTCAcatgatatgtatatatacacgaaTGTAGCATGTGCCATGATTGTCTAAACAGGCTGGGCATTTTTGTAAGACTGTTTAGCAGTACATGCATACATAAACGCACTGTATGTGTTTATCCTGTCATCTTTTGGACCGAAACCTTTAAGTGTATATAATAAGTATGAATGAGTGAGTGTGTCTCCTTCAGCACTTTGATAGCTGCCCGTGTCTTGATTGTCTCTAAGCGGTAGGAGAaagaaataaattcaatttcttATTGACTTATGTcccttttaaataaattaattggttaattcccaaaaataaaaaaacaagaattatAGATTTTCTCTCCAACTGTTGGGGGCGATTTCAACGATTTTCAAAAAGGTTTAAAtatggtttgtttttgtaagtCCACAcctttgtctttgtcttcactcttcaaatggacaacagtcaatggaaacttGCTGATatcgtcctcctcttcttcctctttaatgtaagGCGGATATGGCTTcccttcctctttaatgtgagtgGATTCTGGCTTCTGTTGCTCGGGACCAAGATCAGTTCCGCCGAAGTCTGCAGGACGCAAGAAGACAAAACACATTTGGCTTGGTAAAGTCAAATCTCACGCTGTGACTTGGATTAACTCTATGGACACTTGAAATGGACAAAGGTTGCGCAAACCGGTTAGccaagaggcaaaaaaaaaaaaaagtgccaaagACGTGAACAAACCTGCTCCAGGTAAGGCAACGCGAGGCTTCTTGAAAACAGCGTGCTTTGTGGCACAAACTTCCTCCTTGTAGTCTGTTGTCGCTCTTGCACACATTCCCACACGATATTCACAACACCTTACACTCGCAAGTGATCTAGGGATGCGTTCTTGACAACAAAGAGTTCTCTTTGTTCGCGGCTAGCTAGCAGGTAAGATAAAGTAAGCTAAGCTAGCTGGAGAAGAGCCAACTTGCACCGAGACGAGTTTATCCCGACACGAAAATGTAAGTATTTATGTTGGATTTCAGTATAATAGTGCCGGGACGAACTGTGTCAAGGCTTCAGTACGTTCAGCCGCCTACTagtgcaaaaacatgcaaaagttCCTTCGTGCGGTTACGTAATTTGCGAATGCGGAAGTAGAACGgctgcagatttttattttttttaatttttatcctATTCCCGTTTTAATATGTTTTTCCTAGAACTCTAGTTTTAGGAAAGGGGATATAATtagaatatatattttggataaattatTATATCGATGTTTTGGATACATTATcgtagtttatatatatatatatatatatatatataaatcgttatcgttgtaaaaaaaaaataataaaaataaaaaaataaacactataaACCTGTGGTTTAACATGTTATTTTACTGGCGTgtctttattttgaagggtgaACATTATCTAAAATGTGTTGTGCTTGGCCTGGTTATTGCTCAACTGGACAATATTATGTTCTAAGCAGACACCACTGCACTGGTTATCACCCCCATCATCACACCAGCAAACCTTTCACTAGTAGTTGCAGCCACTCTAGTATGtacacaaaatatacatttaggacataaacaTATTCAGTAAATAGAGAAAGTCATTGAGCAAAGATTCTGATTCGGATATACTTTACTGTGTACTGTTTTGACTGAGTGGATGAAAATCCCAAATAAAGTGCTAATGTCCTGTGAATGGACCATATGCACGGCACAGCGTTAAGCGTTCCCAGTAGAATGTTCAGATGGCTTTGTCAATGTTAAAAGCTGCTGGGACACTATCTTACTGAAAAATGACCTCTGTCGTTAACTGTGAGATAACTTGGGATTGTGGGTAGGTGTATTCAACAGTTCGATGCTTGTAATTTGAGggcaaaatggcttttttttgtttttactttttagggATGAAGAGAAAGCTCCTCCTGCTAACACTGCGGTGTGCCGCTATCAACTAGGTTTTGAGTTTTCACCCGTTTCCCATGTTGTCATGCATCCACATGCATGCATCCACATCGGGACACACCGAATGTAGAAATATTGCATAGATTTTGTGCATTCTTGGGTTTTACAtgtcattgaaaatgtatgttggACAATTAATTTAACCCTGGAAAAAGACCAATTTAAATAGATCACCAAATTTCCAACATTGACATTCATTTCACTGTGGTAACTCAAGTATCATGTAACGCTGAGACAAACGTGGAAATAGAAGATCGAAAGATACTGAACACTATCACTGATCGTAGACGTGTATTTTATTCAGGATCACATGTACATGTTTCCATCTTCCCAAAAAGAGTCCACATTTCTTCAGTCTGTTCATTGAGCATTGCTTCATTGATCACTGTTATTGTCACCAACACACTTGTGTTTCTTCACCTGATTCTTCCAAGAGAATCTTTTATCACAAACTGAGCacgcaaaaggtttttctccagtgtgcgttcttgtgtgttttcttaaatagcccttctgagagaatctttgaccgcaaactgtgcaggcaaaaggtttctctccagtgtgtgttcttgtgtgtgcttCCAAATTTCCCTTCTGAATGAATCTTTTATCACAAACTGGGcaaacaaaaggtttctccccggtgtgggttcttgtgtgtgctCTTAAATTACCCCCTGAAAAGAATCCTTTACCACAAACTgcacaggcaaaaggtttctctccagtgtgggttcttgtgtggcTGATTAAATTTCTCTTTGTGaaaaatcttttaccacaaattgagcaaacattaggtttctccccagtatgttttcttgtgtgtgtgattaaagATATCTTAAaagtgaatcttttaccacagactaagcaggcaaaaggttctTCGCCAGTATGTGTTCTTAAGTGTGTTTTTAAAGATTGTCTAAaagtgaatcttttaccacaaactaagcaaataaaaggtttctcaccagtatgTGTTctagtgtgtgtttttaaatatccCCGTGTAGAGAAtcctttaccacaaactgagcaggcaaaaggcttcactccactgtgtgtgtttgtgtgtcttccCAATTGTTCCTTACAAGCAAATCttttaccgcaaactgagcaggtgaAAGacttttctcctgtgtgtatttttgagTGACTTGCTAAGTTTCCCTTCTGAGAGAAACAtcgaccacaaactgagcagataAAAGGTTTTTCGCCagtgtgtgtccttgtgtgtgCTTTCAAGTGTGACTGTGCAGGGAATTTTTTagcacaaactgagcaatcaaaagttttctccccagtgtgcatCCTTCTGTGTTTACCCAAAGTTTCATGGGCAGCAAATCGTTTCCCACAGactaagcaggcaaaaggtttctccccagtgtgggttcttgagTGCCTTTCTAAGTTTCCCTTTTTAGAGAATCTCCgaccacaaactaagcaggcaaaaggtttctccccagtgtgggttcttgcaTGCGCTTCCAAGTGTGCCTGTGCGGGaaatcttttaccacaagtTGAGCAATCAAAAactttctccccagtgtgtattCTCACGTGTACTTTCAAACCCCACTTTGAACTAAATGTATTTCCACagtgagaacatttccagcgtttgttgtttgtttttttgttaatttgtttgttgtcagattggcatgtcatatcaccttcgGAGTGTTCCTTGTCATCAGTTTCAAGAGAGTGTGACGTCGTGTCGCCACTATCTGAAAGTGGAACTAGGCGGTTGTccgcttgtgatcctccacagggGTCTCCATCAGCTTCTTCTTTATAATCTTCAATCTTCACAATGACACAAGGAAATGGCAGCTTGCTgatgtcatcatcatcctcttcctctttaatgtagGAGGGTTCTTTATCCCCATCTTCCCCGGGAGGGCAATTTGGCTCCTCTTGCTTAGGACGAAGATATTTTTTACTGACGTCTGCAGGacacaaaaggaaaaacacaCATGGTTTGGTAAAATCAATTTTCATGATGTGACTTTAGTGTtgtgtaatattgtttttatataagggcagtcaaaaagtaatgagcccaatttaattttgcccactaataacataattatattgttggatgcccgtcagaagcagagagctgtgactGAATTTCTTGTTCTGGAAGGGGAACGACCCCTAAACATTTTCATGCTTGCAATAGACTAtagcacagtcaaaaagtgggtgtccaggatcaaaggagaagaacaagagcctgctttgagtgacGTCCATCACAAGCAAAGGAGCGGCAGACCATCTTCAGCTGTTAATCCTGGGAATAGTGCGAATGTGGAGGCAATCGTAGAGTCACCATTGATGACATCACCGTTATGTGTCATCGTTGATGACGTAGCCCCAACCCCATTCACATTTTgccaaccttttgaaaatgtttagtggtggcTGCTCTCACCTCAGCTATCTCGCTGCATTGAAAATCAGTCAAACGCATGAAATCTTGTTTGTTTCCAAAGGTGGCCCCTCAAACATGGCGGCCGTTGCACACGGCACCAATAGGTGGCATCATACGTGAGTCTCGTGTTGCGCTTATGGGCGGACTATCCCATAAAGCCGCAGatgggcaattacttttttttaatgcaaaaagtAGACCGGCCGTGATGCTCCCAACCACACAGAGTCTTGCTTTAACCACAGTACCAGTGTTAGCAGTCTATATGCGACTTAATGCAATACCGTGCCCACTGGAAAGTAGTTACTAAACAAGTGAGTAAAAGGTGAACTCACCTCCTCTGTGCAACACAACTCGAGGCTGCTTGAAAACCGCGTCCAGTAGTCGATAGTGTCGCTCGTCTTCCTCGTTTGTTCCAAAAAGTTTCTCCACGTACTCTGCTGTCTTCCTTGCACACATTTTACCGCGATAATCACAACACTTTGCACTCACACTTGGATCTCTGTTTAGCTCTGTCTTGATCACTTCCGCGTCTCTGTGTTAGCCGCTAGCAAGCTAAGTTAAACGCAACTCAACTCGCATGAGAGGCTTCAACGTACACCCAGACGAGTTGATCCGCATTCGTAGATTccaggaaaattattattattattttttaaaagtggtTGTGTCGAGACGTCTGAGCTTGTGTCGgagaaaaacaactattttgtTCGCAGCCAACAAGCTCAGCTAACCGAAATTAGGATAGCCACAGAAGCGTCAACGTGCACCGACACCAGCCAGATAACTTTGAATGACCTCTTAGTCCGGTAAATTAGTTATATAAACGTCGTGTGTCGAAGCTTTAGTACGTTAAGTACTAGTATACAAATAAAGAATAATTTCCGTGAAGCCCGTGTGGTTACCCAAAGGTTACACGTAAGGCAATAGAGTGGGAAAAGTACGGCAATTCCACTTGGACAAACTACACACAGTAATTACTCAGCCACCAAAGACGGTTGtttggtgaaaaaaattaaaatcaataaTGTTATATCATCTGCAAATGTCTTGAGCTTCTCCGTGAAAGCCCAATATATGTCACACATTTCTTTGACATatagttcacacacacacacacacagttttacAATCCGAACGGTTAAGAGCATATATTCTGAATCTAGTTCTgttgccctaaaaaaaaaaatctcaaggcacccATTGTACATTGTATTCCTTATAGCATCATGTACTCTTACAAACATTCCACTTGTGTAGGAGTTGGATGCAGCACGCCTAGTGGGTCAGGCGATCATTCAGAATGGGTGAGGcctttgtaaaaaataattataataacaataaatgcaaaaaaaaaaaaaatctggaagcCTTAATGGCAGAGCACTTTGGAGTTGACGTCACGCAGGTCATTTTGATCAAACACAGCAGAACTGGCCCACACACTCATGGGGCCTCAGGCACAATTTTGTTTTCCtatattgattattgatcatGCATACATCTGCTTGAGTATCGCATTTCAAGTGATAAAGCACAAAGTAGGATACTGAATATCATCTACAGctgttaaaaataacaacaataaagtgATGTActattttgcatttaatataaaagtgtcatctggtttattatttaaaaaaacaactgcgaGTAATGTGCAAAAACGTTTATTTGTCATGAAAGGACAATAAAGTGCCACAGCAAATAACatagttatttaaaaactaTAAACAGAGAACAGTAACATTATAAAATATCACGCAAATACTTCATGATGAAATTAACAGATGTGCCTGAAAGACAATGAGACAAATTGTCTGAAGACAATATAAAGTTGAACAATTCGATcttaaatctattttaaaatgtgcaaagctttagttcagaaataaatcaaTCACATTAAGCTAAACATTTAGGTTTTTTCATGTTCCTGTTTTTCGTCGTTTGTTGCATTTGAGGGCCCCCTAGGTCGTAGGGCCCTAAAAGCAGGTGCTCAGTTCGCTTCGGCCTTGGGCGAACGGCAACAAAAAGGGATTCAAGGGAACAAGATACGACAAGATGAAGCTCCTACAATAGGCACTCAAAACTATCACTGTTTGTAGACTTGTGTTTTATTCTGTATCACAGATACACTTTTACAGCTTGTTCCTTTAGATTTGATTTGAAGCGTCAGTGACCAGTGCTGctctcaccagcacacttgtgtctcTTAACCTGACACTTGACATGGAATCTTTtatcacacacactgcaactGAATggcttctcaccagtgtggattcttgtgtgtgttgtcaaagTACGTCTttgagagaatcttttaccacaaactgtaCATGAAAACTGTTTCTCCCCGGTATGCGTTCTCATGTGTTTAACCAATCCTGAACGTTCAGTAAAACTAAAGTTGCAGACCGAGCATGCAAAgggcttctctccagtgtgtgttcgtgtgtgccTTATTAAACTTGTCTTTATAGAGAAATGTTTACCACATTCTAAACAGGCAAAAGgcttctccccagtgtgtgttcttgagtGTGTTATTAAATTTGAACGACTTCCAAAACTCAAGTTGCAGATTGAGCAGGCAaatggtttttctccagtgtgcgcTCTTGTGTGCATAATTAAACTTCCCCTTTGGataaatcttttaccacaaaccaAGCAAGCaaacggtttctccccagtgtgtgttcttgtgtgtatgttCAAATGTCCCTTACGAGTGAATCTGTTACCACAGATTGAGCAtctgaaaggtttttctcctgtatGACTTCTCATGTGGACTTTCAAATCCCattttgaacaaaatgttttcccacactggGAACATTGCAAGCACTTACTGTCAGTGTGACAAGTCATATCACCTTTAGAGTGTTCATCATCACCGTAATCAGTGTCGGGAAAGTGTGACGTTGCATTATCACTTTCTGGTGGTGGAGCTAAGAGGCTGTCATCTTGGGATCCGCCACAATGGTCTCCATCATATTCTTTATCATCATGGtactcatcatcatcttcactcTTTACAATGACAAGATTAAATGGCAATTTGGTGatatcttcctcctcctcttcctctttaacgtGGGGAGGCTCAGGCTCCTGCTGCTCCAACGTGGAGTTCCACTGCTGCCGAACTTCCCTGAGGTCTGCAGGACACAAGAAGAAAGAAGGCAAACGTGGTTTGTTAAAGTCAAGCTTTGCTCACTCAAGTCACGTGTGCCGACTTTTAATAATTGTCAGACAGCCCCTATACAGCTGGCCGTGCATTCCTTAAAATCAAGATGTTATGTTTATGAGTAAGGATCCCATTGGAAAAAAAGGGtaaatagtgtatatatatatatatatatagagagagagagagagagagagagagagagagagagagagagagagagagagagagagagagagagagagagagagagagagaaatgattAACTTAACACACGAGATGGGAAAAGTGAACAAACCTGCTGTGTTTAGTCCATCTTGGGGCTTGAAAACAGCATCCAGTCTTTGACATTGTCGCTCGTTCTCCTCTCTTGCTCGATAAATCACGTCGTCGTTCTCTTTTATCTTTCTTGCATACATTTTCATATGATAAGCATAACGCTTACACTCACTCTTGATTTTTGCTTAGCGACGTGTTGACAACAAACGCGTCTCTTTGTATagcagctagcaagctaagATAACATAAAGTCGCCGGAAAAGCTTCAACGGGCTCCGAGACGAGATTATCCCGACATGAAGAACTaataaatgttgttttactCCATAAATTTTATGATGGGACGTACTGTGTCGAGGCTTCACTGCTTTCAATagtaaatcagcaaaaatgatATTGTGAAGCCATCATGATCGCCATAACGTACACGGAAGTAGATCCTTCGTCCTACGGAAACTCCATTCAGACAAACTTAATTGAATAAACACGCGATATAATCTAAAGATATACTTTACATTAGTTAACATCGATTTCATCTAAacataaaaagaacaaacactTATGATTTCAGATTAAGTATCACATACATTGTTTTGTACTTGTCCCCAAAattgttttacagttttatgACCCAACCCGCGCTGTGAGGAATTTACGTGTCTATCTATAATTATTTTCAGTTCGATTGTTGATTTCAAACTCAAGTTTCataaaagatttttattttcttcttctttttttccccaaaatacatCCTCATATTCCTAACGCCAATGACACATTTCTtttcgtggaaaaaaacaaagtggaaGAACCAGTAAAATCATAACATAATTCATATGAATAACAATAAATTGTTGTTTCCCctttttattgcaaagcaatacaTTAGGGAAATCTTTATACGATATTTAAtgaattatacttttaaaaaacattaaaaattacCCCAGctgttttaataaaatgtgcaatttgTTTCATTTGATCATCTACCTATACGTTTGCTTTATAATAATGTCATTGTACAGAGAGTGTCCATAAAAACACTCCTTCCATTTCTGTAAAATTCTTTATTGAACATATACAACAAACAATTCAACACATTATCGACGCAATAATCTAGCTCTGTCCCCCCACTGGAGTGATCATGTGCTTCGGTGGTACAAATGTTCAGCTCATGCAAGGTTGCAGGTACATAAACGTAGAAACAAAGACGCATTTAGTTGTTAAGACATCCAAATGATTTACATCTCCAGGTAACTTTGAACAGAAACAGTTCATCcctcaaagaagaagaggccaTAAAGTGCATTAATGGCGCTAAGACTATCTATTGACTCCGTCTTTGTCGGTACAGTATATTCGAATTGGTTTAGAATTAGACATCATGAAATCAGGGAGTGTTTTTGTGAACACCCTGTATAAAACGTTCTCAATACAATGGCCCCATAATGCCGTCCTTCCCGAAACAAATCCAGGAGTTTGATCTTCTCCTGTATGGTCGGGATCTTCCTCTGGCTCTTAGGCTGTATACCTCAAGGTTTCAGGGAAGTTGGGGCCTATCGCTGGGCTTCAAAGCCAAACTAAAAGTTACCAGCAGCCAAACAGAGCCCAAGAGAATGTACATTACATGAGACTGCTTAAATGTTCcttatttttatacagtacaatattggcTTTTGCTACATTCTCATCAATATAGTCTCATTTCACGATCACACAGTGATGACATAACAACACACTCTCCTGTCACGAGCAAAGGTGACTGGAACAAACGTGTGGAATGCTCTGAATGTGGGAAAACTTTTAGTGCCACGTGTACGCTGAATAGACACATGAGGGTGCACACGGGAGAAAAGGTTTtcacctgctcagtttgtggcaaaaGCTTTAACATGAAGGACACTTTAATCTGGCACATGAGATGCCACACGGGTGAGAAACCATTCCGATGCTCAGTTTGTGGAGAAAGTTTCAAACTGAGAAGCACTTTCATTAGACACAAGGTGCTGCACACAGGAGAGAAGCCTTTCACCTGCTCGGTGTGTGCGAAAAGATTCTCAATGAAGGCCTATTTGGTagcacacacactggagaaaaaccttacACCTGTTCAGTGTGTGGCCTCAGATTAACCCAAAGGTCACATTTGTCCACACACATGGGAACGCACACCGGGGAGAAGCCGTACGCCTGCTCATTCTGCAACGAACGATTCTCTCAAAAGTCAAGCTTGACCAAACACACGAGGATACACACGGGAGAGAAACCTTATTCCTGCTATTTCTGCAACAAACAATTTCACGAGGGTTCAGGATTTGTTCTACACGTGAGAACGCACGCTGCGGAGAAACTTTTTAAATGCTCCATTTCCAACGAAAGATTTTCTCATAGAATCCAGTTGGAAAGACAGACAAGAACACACAGCGCAGATAAACATTTCACCTGCTCAGTGTGTGGCAAAATAACTTACACAAATTCT
This sequence is a window from Phycodurus eques isolate BA_2022a chromosome 2, UOR_Pequ_1.1, whole genome shotgun sequence. Protein-coding genes within it:
- the LOC133417543 gene encoding gastrula zinc finger protein XlCGF57.1-like, translating into MCARKTAEYVEKLFGTNEEDERHYRLLDAVFKQPRVVLHRGDVSKKYLRPKQEEPNCPPGEDGDKEPSYIKEEEDDDDISKLPFPCVIVKIEDYKEEADGDPCGGSQADNRLVPLSDSGDTTSHSLETDDKEHSEGDMTCQSDNKQINKKTNNKRWKCSHCGNTFSSKWGLKVHVRIHTGEKVFDCSTCGKRFPAQAHLEAHARTHTGEKPFACLVCGRRFSKKGNLERHSRTHTGEKPFACLVCGKRFAAHETLGKHRRMHTGEKTFDCSVCAKKFPAQSHLKAHTRTHTGEKPFICSVCGRCFSQKGNLASHSKIHTGEKSFTCSVCGKRFACKEQLGRHTNTHSGVKPFACSVCGKGFSTRGYLKTHTRTHTGEKPFICLVCGKRFTFRQSLKTHLRTHTGEEPFACLVCGKRFTFKISLITHTRKHTGEKPNVCSICGKRFFTKRNLISHTRTHTGEKPFACAVCGKGFFSGGNLRAHTRTHTGEKPFVCPVCDKRFIQKGNLEAHTRTHTGEKPFACTVCGQRFSQKGYLRKHTRTHTGEKPFACSVCDKRFSWKNQVKKHKCVGDNNSDQ
- the LOC133418098 gene encoding gastrula zinc finger protein XlCGF17.1-like, producing the protein MKMYARKIKENDDVIYRAREENERQCQRLDAVFKPQDGLNTADLREVRQQWNSTLEQQEPEPPHVKEEEEEEDITKLPFNLVIVKSEDDDEYHDDKEYDGDHCGGSQDDSLLAPPPESDNATSHFPDTDYGDDEHSKGDMTCHTDSKCLQCSQCGKTFCSKWDLKVHMRSHTGEKPFRCSICGNRFTRKGHLNIHTRTHTGEKPFACLVCGKRFIQRGSLIMHTRAHTGEKPFACSICNLSFGSRSNLITHSRTHTGEKPFACLECGKHFSIKTSLIRHTRTHTGEKPFACSVCNFSFTERSGLVKHMRTHTGEKQFSCTVCGKRFSQRRTLTTHTRIHTGEKPFSCSVCDKRFHVKCQVKRHKCAGESSTGH